In the genome of Dickeya fangzhongdai, one region contains:
- the sapD gene encoding putrescine export ABC transporter ATP-binding protein SapD, with amino-acid sequence MALLEIRNLTIEFLTPDGPVKAVDRVSISLNEGEIRGLVGESGSGKSLIAKAICGINKENWRITADRFRFDDVDMLQLTPHQRRKLVRHNMSMIFQEPQSCLDPSARVGRQLIQSIPGWTYKGRWWQRFNWRKRRAIELLHRVGIKDHKDIMRSFPYELTEGECQKVMIAIALANQPRLLIADEPTNAMEATTQAQIFRLLARLNQNNNTTILLISHDLQTMSKWADRINVLYCGQTVESAVSDELISAPHHPYTQALIRAMPDFGCSLPHKSRLNALPGAIPSLAHLPVGCRLGPRCPYSQKECMTAPPLIPVKTHWYACHFPLNMEES; translated from the coding sequence ATGGCATTACTGGAAATTCGTAATCTGACCATTGAATTCCTCACGCCGGACGGCCCGGTGAAAGCGGTGGATCGCGTCAGCATCAGCCTCAACGAGGGAGAAATTCGCGGACTGGTGGGCGAATCCGGCTCCGGCAAGAGCCTGATCGCCAAGGCTATCTGCGGCATCAACAAGGAAAACTGGCGTATCACCGCCGACCGTTTTCGTTTCGATGACGTGGACATGCTGCAACTCACGCCCCATCAGCGACGCAAACTGGTGCGGCACAACATGTCGATGATCTTTCAGGAGCCGCAGTCCTGTCTGGATCCTTCCGCCCGCGTCGGCCGTCAGCTGATTCAATCGATCCCCGGCTGGACTTACAAAGGCCGCTGGTGGCAGCGTTTCAACTGGCGCAAGCGCCGCGCTATCGAGCTGCTGCACCGCGTCGGCATCAAGGATCACAAAGACATCATGCGCAGCTTCCCCTACGAACTGACCGAAGGGGAATGCCAGAAGGTGATGATCGCCATCGCGCTCGCCAATCAGCCCAGATTGCTGATCGCCGACGAACCGACCAACGCGATGGAAGCCACCACGCAGGCGCAGATTTTCCGCCTGCTCGCCCGGCTCAATCAGAACAACAACACCACCATTTTGCTGATCAGTCACGATTTGCAGACCATGAGCAAATGGGCGGACCGCATCAACGTGTTGTACTGCGGCCAAACGGTGGAAAGCGCGGTCAGCGATGAGCTGATCAGCGCGCCGCATCATCCCTACACCCAGGCGCTGATTCGCGCCATGCCGGACTTCGGCTGCTCGCTGCCGCACAAAAGCCGCCTTAACGCGCTGCCGGGGGCGATCCCATCGCTGGCGCACCTGCCGGTGGGTTGCCGTCTGGGGCCGCGCTGCCCTTATTCACAAAAAGAGTGCATGACGGCGCCGCCGCTCATCCCGGTGAAAACTCACTGGTACGCCTGCCACTTCCCGCTCAACATGGAGGAATCCTGA
- the sapB gene encoding putrescine export ABC transporter permease SapB — MIIFTLRRLLLLLVTLFLLSLIGFSLMYYTPHAPLNGAALLDAYRFYFASLLQGDFGVSSTNGQPISEQLRDVLPATIELCLLAFSLSLLVGIPLGITTGVLQHKAADRIISALALLGFSLPVFWLALLMTLFFSLHLGWLPVSGRFDLLYPVPQVTGFALIDAWLSDSPYREEMIASAIQHLILPVLVLSVGPTTEVIRLMRISTTDVGTQNYIKAAVIRGLPRSTVIRRHLLHNALPPIIPQLGLQFSTMLTLEMITEVVFNWPGIGRWLVNAIRQQDFAAIAAGVMVVGALVITINVLSDIWGAMTNPLKHKEWYALR, encoded by the coding sequence GTGATTATCTTTACGCTTCGTCGCCTGTTGTTGTTGCTGGTCACGCTATTTCTGCTGTCGCTGATCGGCTTCAGCCTGATGTATTACACCCCGCATGCGCCGCTCAACGGCGCGGCGCTGCTCGACGCCTACCGCTTTTATTTCGCCAGCCTGCTACAGGGGGATTTCGGCGTCTCCAGCACCAACGGACAGCCGATTAGCGAACAGCTGCGCGATGTGCTGCCCGCCACCATCGAGCTCTGTCTGCTGGCGTTTTCGCTGTCGCTGCTGGTGGGGATTCCGCTTGGCATCACCACCGGCGTACTGCAGCACAAGGCCGCCGATCGGATTATCAGCGCGCTGGCGTTGCTGGGCTTTTCGCTGCCGGTGTTCTGGCTGGCGCTGCTGATGACGTTGTTCTTTTCGCTGCATCTGGGCTGGCTGCCGGTATCCGGCCGTTTCGACCTGCTTTACCCAGTGCCGCAGGTGACCGGCTTCGCGCTGATCGACGCCTGGCTGTCCGATTCGCCCTACCGGGAAGAGATGATCGCCAGCGCCATACAACACCTGATTCTGCCGGTGCTGGTGCTGTCGGTCGGCCCCACCACCGAAGTCATCCGACTGATGCGCATCAGCACCACCGACGTCGGCACCCAGAATTACATCAAGGCGGCGGTTATCCGCGGGCTGCCGCGTTCCACCGTGATTCGCCGCCACCTGCTGCACAACGCGCTGCCGCCGATCATTCCGCAACTGGGTTTGCAATTCTCCACCATGCTGACGCTGGAGATGATCACCGAAGTGGTCTTTAACTGGCCGGGCATCGGCCGCTGGCTGGTCAACGCCATCCGCCAGCAGGACTTTGCGGCGATCGCCGCCGGGGTGATGGTGGTCGGCGCGCTGGTGATCACCATCAACGTGCTGTCCGATATCTGGGGCGCCATGACAAACCCGCTGAAACATAAGGAATGGTATGCACTCCGATAA
- the sapF gene encoding putrescine export ABC transporter ATP-binding protein SapF, protein MVETLLEARNLTKTFRYRTGWFRRQHVEAVKSVSFTLRERQTLAIIGENGSGKSTLAKMLTGVIPPTSGELVIDDHPLQYGDYNYRSQRIRMIFQDSANSLNPRQRIGQLLELPLRLNTDLTPQEREKAINLALRQVGLRADHATYYPHALAPGQKQRIGLARALILQPKVIVADEVLASLDMSVRSQIINLMLELQEKHGISYIYVTQHLGMMKHISDQILVMQAGEVVERGSTADVLASPLHDLTKRLITSHFGEALSADAWRRDSSHV, encoded by the coding sequence ATGGTGGAAACCCTGCTGGAAGCCCGTAACCTCACCAAGACCTTCCGCTACCGTACCGGCTGGTTCCGGCGTCAGCACGTCGAAGCGGTGAAATCGGTGAGTTTTACGCTGCGGGAGCGGCAAACGCTGGCGATCATCGGCGAAAACGGCTCGGGTAAATCTACGCTGGCCAAGATGCTGACCGGCGTGATCCCGCCGACCTCCGGCGAATTGGTGATCGACGATCATCCGCTGCAATACGGCGACTATAACTATCGTAGCCAGCGTATTCGCATGATCTTTCAGGATTCGGCCAACTCGCTCAACCCGCGTCAGCGCATCGGCCAGTTACTGGAATTGCCGCTGCGGCTCAATACCGACCTGACGCCGCAGGAGCGTGAAAAAGCCATTAACCTGGCGCTGCGACAGGTCGGCCTGCGCGCCGATCACGCGACCTATTACCCGCACGCGCTGGCGCCCGGTCAGAAACAACGTATCGGGCTGGCGCGGGCATTGATCCTGCAGCCCAAGGTCATCGTGGCGGATGAAGTGCTGGCGTCGCTGGATATGTCGGTGCGTTCCCAGATCATCAACCTGATGCTGGAGCTGCAGGAAAAACACGGCATTTCCTATATTTATGTCACCCAGCATCTGGGCATGATGAAACACATCAGCGACCAGATTCTGGTGATGCAGGCCGGCGAAGTGGTAGAGCGCGGCAGCACCGCCGATGTGCTGGCCTCGCCGCTGCACGACCTGACCAAGCGTTTGATCACCAGTCACTTTGGCGAAGCACTAAGCGCCGACGCCTGGCGCCGCGACAGCAGCCACGTCTGA
- the sapC gene encoding putrescine export ABC transporter permease SapC yields MHSDNIYGEKELPSRWRDTWTVFRQDRMAMVGFYGFLLLLGLCLFGDTLAPYALDQQFLGYQLLPPSWSRYGEVSFFLGTDDLGRDLLSRLLSGTAPTFGSALLVTLAAMLAGILIGLLAGVTHGLRSAVLNHILDPLLSIPSLLLAMIVIAFIGPQLTHAMLAVWMALLPRMVRTIYTAVHDELEKEYVTAARLDGASTRYIIWYAVLPNILPLLVSEVTRALSIAILDIAALGFLNLGAQLPTTEWGVLLGNSLELVYAAPWTVMLPGAAITLSVLIVNLLGDGIRRALLAQTE; encoded by the coding sequence ATGCACTCCGATAACATCTACGGCGAGAAAGAGCTTCCCAGCCGCTGGCGCGACACCTGGACTGTGTTCCGCCAGGACCGGATGGCGATGGTCGGTTTCTACGGGTTTCTGTTGCTGCTGGGGCTGTGCCTGTTCGGCGATACGCTGGCGCCCTACGCGCTGGATCAGCAGTTTCTCGGTTACCAGTTGCTGCCGCCCTCCTGGTCGCGCTATGGCGAAGTGTCGTTTTTTCTCGGCACCGACGATCTGGGGCGCGACCTGCTGAGCCGACTGTTGAGCGGCACGGCGCCGACCTTTGGTTCGGCATTGCTGGTCACGCTGGCCGCGATGCTGGCCGGCATTCTGATCGGCCTGCTGGCCGGGGTGACCCACGGCCTGCGTTCCGCGGTGCTGAACCACATTCTCGACCCGTTGTTGTCGATTCCTTCGCTGCTGCTGGCGATGATAGTGATCGCCTTTATCGGCCCGCAGTTAACGCACGCCATGCTGGCGGTGTGGATGGCGCTGCTGCCGCGTATGGTGCGCACGATTTATACCGCGGTGCATGACGAACTGGAAAAAGAGTATGTGACCGCCGCCCGGCTGGACGGCGCCTCCACGCGCTACATTATCTGGTACGCGGTGCTGCCCAATATCCTACCGCTGCTGGTCAGCGAAGTGACCCGCGCGCTTTCCATCGCCATTCTGGATATCGCCGCGCTCGGATTTCTCAATCTGGGCGCGCAGTTACCCACCACCGAATGGGGCGTCTTGCTGGGTAATTCGCTGGAACTGGTCTACGCCGCGCCCTGGACGGTGATGCTGCCCGGCGCGGCCATCACGCTCAGCGTGCTGATCGTCAACCTGCTGGGGGATGGCATTCGCCGCGCCCTGCTTGCTCAAACCGAATAG